The Streptomyces camelliae genome window below encodes:
- a CDS encoding universal stress protein gives MSGYDASAARVVVGVSGSLGSVTALRRATTLARRLGAELWVVLAWEPPGGDAAARRSPAGGLPADEWQRLARQRLAAVLDEIFDGNSPGVPMCGVVVRGAPGPALVATADREDDVLVVGAGRRGLHRAFSGRVSRHCVAHAVCPVLAVPPSPLESELVSVHRRNTWHLRLDLRRL, from the coding sequence ATGTCCGGTTACGACGCCTCGGCGGCGCGGGTGGTGGTCGGTGTGAGCGGCTCCCTGGGCAGCGTCACGGCCCTGCGGCGGGCCACCACGCTGGCCCGCCGGCTGGGAGCCGAGCTGTGGGTGGTGCTGGCCTGGGAGCCGCCGGGCGGTGACGCCGCCGCGCGCCGCTCCCCCGCCGGCGGCCTGCCGGCCGACGAGTGGCAGCGGCTGGCCCGGCAGCGGCTGGCCGCGGTGCTCGACGAGATCTTCGACGGGAACAGTCCGGGGGTGCCGATGTGCGGGGTCGTCGTCCGTGGCGCCCCGGGCCCCGCGCTGGTGGCGACCGCGGACCGGGAGGACGACGTCCTGGTCGTGGGCGCGGGGCGGCGCGGGCTGCACCGCGCCTTCTCCGGCCGGGTCTCCCGGCACTGCGTGGCCCACGCGGTCTGCCCGGTCCTCGCCGTACCCCCGTCCCCGCTCGAATCCGAGCTGGTGTCCGTCCACCGGCGGAACACATGGCATCTGCGCCTGGACCTCCGGCGGCTGTGA
- a CDS encoding carbohydrate ABC transporter permease, producing MSQETHRSVRRRGRNLPLHVVLIAVGAVMAVPLLYALLSGFKSTDQLSRNPVGLPHPWVVSNYGDILKSGSFWRLVGNSTLIAVGTTVIVVAVSALAAFSFARFAFRGRELLFTLFTMGLMFPFAVAALPLFLLLRSMGLLDNPLGVILPQAAFGLPMTIIILRGFFRQIPGELEEAATLDGCGPLGFFWRVLLPMARPALGTVSVLAVVTSWNNFFLPLLVFTDNTWWTVPIGVQQFQGQYSADTARVFAYLVLAMVPALAFYSVAERQLVGGLTAGATKG from the coding sequence ATGAGCCAGGAGACTCACCGCAGCGTCCGTCGCAGGGGCCGGAACCTGCCGCTGCACGTGGTGCTGATCGCCGTCGGCGCGGTGATGGCCGTACCGCTGCTGTACGCGCTGCTGTCCGGCTTCAAGTCCACCGACCAGCTCTCCCGCAACCCGGTGGGCCTGCCGCACCCCTGGGTCGTCTCCAACTACGGGGACATCCTGAAGTCGGGTTCCTTCTGGCGGCTGGTCGGCAACAGCACGCTGATCGCGGTCGGTACGACGGTCATCGTCGTCGCGGTCTCCGCGCTCGCCGCGTTCTCCTTCGCGCGCTTCGCCTTCCGTGGCCGGGAGCTGCTGTTCACGCTGTTCACGATGGGGCTGATGTTTCCGTTCGCGGTGGCCGCGCTGCCGCTGTTCCTGCTGCTGCGCTCGATGGGCCTGCTGGACAACCCGCTGGGTGTGATCCTGCCGCAGGCCGCGTTCGGGCTGCCGATGACCATCATCATCCTGCGTGGCTTCTTCCGGCAGATCCCCGGTGAACTGGAGGAGGCGGCCACGCTCGACGGCTGCGGACCGCTCGGCTTCTTCTGGCGGGTGCTGCTGCCGATGGCCCGGCCCGCGCTCGGCACGGTCTCGGTCCTGGCCGTCGTCACCAGCTGGAACAACTTCTTCCTGCCGCTGCTGGTGTTCACCGACAACACCTGGTGGACCGTCCCGATCGGCGTGCAGCAGTTCCAGGGCCAGTACTCCGCCGACACCGCACGCGTCTTCGCCTATCTCGTGCTCGCGATGGTCCCGGCCCTCGCCTTCTACTCCGTCGCCGAACGCCAGCTCGTCGGCGGCCTCACCGCCGGCGCCACCAAGGGCTGA
- a CDS encoding endo-1,4-beta-xylanase produces the protein MPQVRLRLTGALAAVLVAAGLATGPAAQASPKQPTLANLAERHGRYFGSATDNPELTDSAYTKILGSEFDMITPGNGMKWYATEPQQGVFEWTNGDQIVNLARKNHQKVRAHTLVWHSQLPDWLTSRQWTATELRAVLKKHITTEVRHYRGKVYSWDVVNEAFNEDGTYRETIWYKTLGPGYIADALRWAHQADPHAKLYLNDYNIEATGPKSDAYYALAKNLKAQGVPLDGIGFQTHLALQYGYPSTLKDNLGRFSALGLDTALTEVDIRMQLPATDDKLAEQASWYRQLTEACLAVRRCVGITIWDYTDKYSWIPAVFPGEGAALPWDEQLNPKPAYQALREALR, from the coding sequence ATGCCCCAGGTACGTCTGAGACTCACCGGCGCCCTCGCGGCCGTCCTCGTGGCCGCCGGCCTCGCCACCGGCCCCGCCGCCCAGGCGAGCCCGAAGCAGCCGACACTCGCGAACCTCGCCGAGCGCCATGGCCGCTACTTCGGCAGCGCCACCGACAACCCCGAGCTGACCGACAGCGCCTACACCAAGATCCTCGGCAGCGAGTTCGACATGATCACGCCCGGCAACGGCATGAAGTGGTACGCCACCGAGCCCCAGCAGGGCGTCTTCGAGTGGACCAACGGCGACCAGATCGTGAACCTGGCCCGGAAGAACCACCAGAAGGTCCGCGCCCACACCCTGGTCTGGCACAGCCAGCTGCCCGACTGGCTCACCTCCAGGCAGTGGACGGCCACCGAACTGCGGGCCGTGCTGAAGAAGCACATCACCACGGAGGTACGGCACTACCGGGGCAAGGTGTACTCCTGGGACGTCGTCAACGAGGCCTTCAACGAGGACGGGACGTACCGCGAGACGATCTGGTACAAGACCCTCGGCCCCGGCTACATCGCCGACGCCCTGCGCTGGGCCCACCAGGCCGACCCGCACGCCAAGCTCTACCTCAACGACTACAACATCGAGGCGACCGGTCCGAAGAGCGACGCCTACTACGCGCTCGCCAAGAACCTCAAGGCCCAGGGCGTCCCGCTCGACGGCATCGGCTTCCAGACCCATCTGGCCCTCCAGTACGGCTATCCCAGCACCCTGAAGGACAACCTCGGCCGCTTCTCCGCCCTCGGCCTGGACACCGCGCTCACCGAGGTCGACATACGGATGCAGCTGCCCGCGACCGACGACAAGCTGGCCGAGCAGGCGAGCTGGTACCGGCAGCTGACCGAGGCCTGCCTGGCCGTGCGCCGGTGCGTCGGCATCACCATCTGGGACTACACGGACAAGTACTCGTGGATCCCGGCCGTCTTCCCGGGCGAGGGTGCCGCCCTGCCGTGGGACGAGCAGCTGAACCCCAAGCCGGCGTACCAGGCGCTGCGGGAGGCGTTGCGCTAG
- a CDS encoding CPBP family intramembrane glutamic endopeptidase — protein MQVEAESVGDSGVRERDPRRILRDETLLVLALSLGASGVSALISFIGSVTKPGGLKDQAATMNASAAPGRPWLDLAWQLFGIATALVPVALVAHLLLREGGSLRTLGFDRTRPWPDLARGAGIAAVIGSTGIAFYLAARGLGFNLTVVPEALPSVWWKYPVLILSAVQNAVLEEVIVVGYLLRRLGQLGWTPGTALVGSAVLRGSYHLYQGIGGFVGNMVMGVVFVYLYRRWGRVGPLVVAHSLLDIGAFVGYALLAHKVGWVPTP, from the coding sequence GTGCAGGTGGAGGCTGAGTCGGTGGGCGATTCCGGGGTGCGCGAGCGTGACCCGCGGCGGATCCTGCGGGACGAGACGCTGCTCGTCCTCGCGCTGTCGCTGGGCGCGAGCGGGGTCTCCGCGCTGATCAGCTTCATCGGCTCGGTGACCAAACCGGGCGGTCTCAAGGACCAGGCGGCCACCATGAACGCCTCGGCCGCCCCGGGCCGCCCCTGGCTCGACCTCGCCTGGCAGCTCTTCGGCATCGCGACCGCTCTGGTCCCGGTGGCCCTCGTCGCCCATCTGCTCCTGCGTGAGGGCGGCAGTCTGCGCACGCTGGGCTTCGACCGCACCCGCCCCTGGCCCGACCTGGCCCGGGGTGCCGGCATCGCGGCGGTGATCGGCAGCACCGGCATCGCGTTCTACCTCGCCGCCCGCGGCCTCGGCTTCAACCTCACGGTCGTCCCCGAGGCCCTGCCGAGCGTGTGGTGGAAGTACCCCGTGCTGATCCTGTCCGCCGTGCAGAACGCGGTCCTCGAAGAGGTCATCGTCGTCGGTTATCTGTTGCGCAGGCTCGGCCAGCTGGGCTGGACCCCGGGGACCGCACTGGTGGGCAGTGCGGTCCTGCGCGGCTCGTACCACCTCTACCAGGGCATCGGCGGCTTCGTCGGCAACATGGTCATGGGCGTGGTCTTCGTGTACCTGTACCGCCGCTGGGGGCGGGTCGGTCCGCTGGTCGTCGCGCACTCCCTGCTCGACATCGGCGCGTTCGTCGGCTACGCCCTCCTCGCGCACAAGGTGGGCTGGGTGCCGACGCCCTGA
- a CDS encoding DUF5999 family protein codes for MCQHQPPCPTAESADRESARLVAHHPEQGWSLLCNGVLLFEDTGELLPDGRIIAPHRPLGAEHVMTAA; via the coding sequence ATGTGCCAGCACCAGCCGCCGTGTCCGACAGCCGAATCCGCCGACCGGGAGTCCGCCCGTCTCGTGGCGCACCACCCGGAACAGGGCTGGAGCCTGCTGTGCAACGGCGTCCTGCTCTTCGAGGACACCGGTGAGCTGCTGCCCGACGGCCGGATCATCGCTCCGCACCGCCCGCTGGGTGCGGAGCACGTGATGACCGCCGCCTGA
- a CDS encoding extracellular solute-binding protein, translating into MGDPALSRRGFLAASVAAGLGVTALSGCGGDSNGGSSSGTTTIEWWNISTTEPTKTVWAGLAKKFEAQNPKVKIKIVQLENDAYKSKMTALIASGKLPDIFHTWGGGVLKQQVEAGLVEDLTDRTKPWADGLLSVAKQPYLIDGKLYGVPFDIGMIGFWYNKALFKQAGISEPPATWSAFLDAVKKLKSAGITPLALAGKESWTGMYYWAYLAMRTAGVDALQKADDKKDFSDAGFVQAGQHLKDLVDLQPFQKGFLGAAYSTPTGQAAAVGNGKAAMELMGQWAPVVEADAGKGLGANLGFFPFPEVEGGAGKITEVFGGGGGHALRKGAPQAAVDFLKFFASETTDRELVQKTKTLPVVPAAESALTDPNIKAVQAQLKGATGFQLYLDQAYAPALGQQVNDSVAGLIAGSKSPQQVTSSITSTAKQEQ; encoded by the coding sequence ATGGGCGACCCTGCACTGTCCCGCCGCGGCTTCCTGGCGGCCTCTGTCGCCGCCGGTCTCGGGGTGACCGCGCTCAGCGGCTGCGGCGGCGACTCAAACGGAGGGTCGTCCTCGGGGACGACCACGATCGAGTGGTGGAACATCTCGACCACCGAGCCCACCAAGACCGTCTGGGCCGGCCTGGCCAAGAAGTTCGAGGCCCAGAACCCCAAGGTGAAGATCAAGATCGTCCAGCTGGAGAACGACGCCTACAAGTCGAAGATGACCGCGCTCATCGCCTCCGGGAAGCTGCCCGACATCTTCCACACCTGGGGCGGCGGCGTGCTGAAGCAGCAGGTCGAAGCGGGACTGGTCGAGGACCTCACCGACCGCACCAAGCCGTGGGCCGACGGACTGCTGTCGGTCGCCAAGCAGCCGTACCTCATCGACGGCAAGCTGTACGGCGTCCCGTTCGACATCGGCATGATCGGCTTCTGGTACAACAAGGCGCTCTTCAAGCAGGCCGGGATCAGCGAGCCCCCGGCCACCTGGAGCGCCTTCCTGGACGCCGTGAAGAAGCTGAAGTCCGCCGGGATCACCCCGCTCGCGCTGGCCGGCAAGGAGAGCTGGACCGGCATGTACTACTGGGCGTACCTCGCGATGCGCACCGCCGGGGTCGACGCCCTGCAGAAGGCCGACGACAAGAAGGACTTCAGTGACGCCGGGTTCGTGCAGGCCGGGCAGCACCTGAAGGACCTCGTGGACCTCCAGCCCTTCCAGAAGGGGTTCCTCGGGGCTGCCTACTCCACTCCGACCGGGCAGGCCGCGGCCGTCGGCAACGGCAAGGCGGCGATGGAGCTCATGGGCCAGTGGGCGCCCGTCGTGGAGGCGGACGCGGGCAAGGGGCTCGGCGCGAACCTCGGCTTCTTCCCGTTCCCCGAGGTCGAGGGCGGCGCCGGCAAGATCACCGAGGTCTTCGGCGGAGGCGGCGGCCACGCCCTGCGCAAGGGCGCCCCGCAGGCGGCCGTGGACTTCCTGAAGTTCTTCGCCTCCGAGACCACCGACCGGGAACTGGTGCAGAAGACCAAGACCCTGCCCGTCGTACCGGCGGCGGAGAGCGCCCTGACCGACCCCAACATCAAGGCCGTGCAAGCCCAGTTGAAGGGCGCGACGGGCTTCCAGCTCTACCTCGACCAGGCCTACGCGCCCGCGCTCGGCCAGCAGGTCAACGACAGCGTGGCCGGGCTGATCGCCGGCTCCAAGTCCCCGCAGCAGGTCACGTCGTCGATCACCAGCACCGCGAAGCAGGAGCAGTAG
- a CDS encoding carbohydrate ABC transporter permease, whose amino-acid sequence MTSTFLSDQQGERNGPDALAAVPVTNAARQRSRRRALHWLTAVGLQVPALALFGVLVLLPILFALYASFFRWGGFGMPSDYTGTDNFSRLFQDPVFLGDLWRMLLLVVLSLAVQLPFALAMAVLLNQKVRGRAAYRMLFFAPYVLSEAITGVLFSMIFAPDQGLADHVLKAVGLGGLGGEWFSGTSTVMATLFLVMTWKYFGFHMMLYLAGLQAIPAELTEAATVDGANPWQRFRHVTLPLLAPTLRISVFLSVIGAIQLFDLVWVVTAGGPDHHSETMAVTMFQYGFKRYQVGYASAISVVMFAISLVFALAYQRFVLRRDLEGATTNMRGAGA is encoded by the coding sequence ATGACCTCGACCTTCCTCTCGGATCAGCAGGGCGAACGGAACGGTCCCGACGCCCTCGCGGCGGTCCCGGTGACGAATGCCGCCCGGCAGCGCAGCCGCCGGCGCGCCCTGCACTGGCTCACCGCCGTCGGCCTCCAGGTGCCCGCCCTGGCCCTGTTCGGCGTCCTGGTGCTGCTGCCGATCCTGTTCGCGCTGTACGCGTCCTTCTTCCGCTGGGGCGGCTTCGGGATGCCGTCCGACTACACCGGCACCGACAACTTCAGCCGGCTGTTCCAGGATCCCGTGTTCCTCGGCGACCTGTGGCGCATGCTGCTGCTGGTCGTGCTGTCGCTGGCGGTGCAGCTGCCGTTCGCGCTCGCCATGGCCGTGCTGCTCAACCAGAAGGTGCGCGGCCGGGCGGCGTACCGGATGCTGTTCTTCGCGCCGTACGTCCTGTCCGAGGCGATCACCGGCGTGCTGTTCAGCATGATCTTCGCCCCGGACCAGGGCCTGGCCGACCATGTCCTCAAGGCCGTCGGCCTCGGCGGGCTCGGCGGTGAGTGGTTCTCCGGCACCTCCACCGTGATGGCCACGCTGTTCCTCGTCATGACGTGGAAGTACTTCGGCTTCCACATGATGCTCTACCTGGCCGGACTCCAGGCCATCCCGGCCGAGTTGACCGAGGCGGCGACCGTCGACGGCGCGAACCCCTGGCAGCGCTTCCGGCACGTCACCCTGCCGCTGCTCGCGCCCACCCTGCGGATCAGCGTCTTCCTGTCCGTGATCGGGGCGATCCAGCTGTTCGACCTGGTGTGGGTGGTCACCGCGGGCGGGCCCGACCACCACTCCGAGACGATGGCCGTGACCATGTTCCAGTACGGCTTCAAGCGCTACCAGGTCGGCTACGCCAGCGCGATCAGCGTGGTCATGTTCGCCATCAGCCTCGTCTTCGCCCTCGCCTACCAGCGGTTCGTCCTGCGCCGCGACCTGGAAGGGGCCACCACGAACATGAGGGGAGCCGGCGCATGA
- a CDS encoding glutamate--cysteine ligase, with protein sequence MGEKVVAGQYDLSDRQRYREKLQKCLTGLERLLVEKRFDRPKNLMGVEIELNLAGTDGMPKMLNGQVLERIASRDFQTELARFNLEVNIAPHRLGGRVFDRLAEELRTSLAYADRKAREVDAGIVMIGILPTLGPDDLISANLSEVDRYALLNDQIVAARGEDFRLDIEGVEHLVRTAKSIVPEAACTSVQLHLQVTPARFADVWNAAQVVCAPQIAVGANSPFLFGHELWRESRPPLFLQSTDTRPPELQAQGVRPRTWFGERWISSAHELFAENLRFFPALLPICDDEDPLAVVAAGGTPSLAELVLHNGTIYRWNRPVYGIADGVPHLRVENRVLPAGPTVTDVIANAAFYYGLVRTLADESRPVWTRLPFAAAEANFDAACRYGIDARFVWPRRGRYGGTGEVDAVTLVRDELLPLASAGLDAWGVEPADRDFYLGVVEERCRRRANGASWQAATFHRALEQGLTREGALAATTRRYAELMHAGDPVHLWPVGLPEQVAPLGLADVG encoded by the coding sequence ATGGGGGAGAAGGTCGTGGCGGGGCAGTACGACCTGTCCGATCGCCAGCGCTATCGCGAAAAGCTTCAGAAGTGCCTCACGGGACTGGAGCGGCTGCTGGTGGAGAAGCGATTCGACCGCCCCAAGAACCTCATGGGCGTCGAGATCGAATTGAATCTCGCCGGTACCGACGGCATGCCGAAAATGCTCAACGGCCAGGTACTGGAACGCATCGCGAGCCGAGATTTCCAAACAGAACTCGCCAGATTCAATCTGGAAGTCAACATAGCCCCACACCGCCTGGGTGGCCGGGTATTCGACCGGCTCGCCGAGGAACTGCGCACCTCGCTCGCTTACGCGGACCGCAAGGCCCGCGAGGTGGACGCCGGCATCGTCATGATCGGCATCCTGCCGACGCTCGGCCCGGACGACCTGATCTCCGCCAACCTCTCCGAGGTCGACCGGTACGCCCTGCTCAACGACCAGATCGTGGCCGCGCGAGGCGAGGACTTCCGGCTCGACATCGAGGGCGTGGAACATCTCGTCCGTACGGCCAAGTCGATCGTCCCCGAGGCTGCCTGCACCTCCGTACAGCTCCATCTGCAGGTCACCCCGGCACGGTTCGCCGACGTGTGGAACGCGGCGCAGGTGGTGTGCGCCCCGCAGATCGCCGTCGGCGCCAACTCACCGTTCCTGTTCGGGCACGAGCTGTGGCGCGAGTCCCGGCCCCCGCTGTTCCTGCAGTCCACCGACACCCGCCCGCCCGAACTCCAGGCACAGGGCGTACGGCCGCGCACCTGGTTCGGCGAGCGCTGGATCAGCTCCGCGCACGAACTCTTCGCCGAGAACCTCCGCTTCTTCCCGGCCCTGCTGCCGATCTGCGACGACGAGGACCCGCTGGCGGTCGTCGCCGCCGGGGGCACGCCCAGCCTCGCCGAACTCGTGCTGCACAACGGCACGATCTACCGCTGGAACCGGCCGGTGTACGGCATCGCCGACGGCGTACCGCACCTCAGGGTGGAGAACAGAGTGCTGCCGGCCGGGCCGACCGTCACCGATGTGATCGCCAACGCGGCCTTCTACTACGGCCTGGTGCGCACCCTCGCCGACGAGAGCCGGCCGGTGTGGACCCGGCTGCCGTTCGCCGCGGCCGAGGCCAACTTCGACGCCGCGTGCCGGTACGGCATCGACGCGCGCTTCGTGTGGCCCCGGCGCGGGCGCTACGGCGGCACGGGCGAGGTCGACGCCGTCACCCTGGTCCGCGACGAGCTGCTGCCGCTCGCCTCGGCCGGGCTGGACGCGTGGGGCGTGGAACCCGCCGACCGGGACTTCTACCTGGGCGTCGTCGAGGAGCGCTGCCGACGCCGGGCGAACGGGGCGTCCTGGCAGGCGGCCACCTTCCACCGGGCCCTGGAACAGGGGCTGACCCGAGAGGGCGCACTGGCCGCCACGACGCGCCGCTATGCCGAGCTGATGCACGCGGGGGATCCGGTGCACCTCTGGCCGGTGGGGCTGCCGGAACAGGTCGCTCCGCTGGGTCTGGCCGACGTGGGCTGA
- a CDS encoding amino acid transporter — protein sequence MATTEHPPSSRLRAWMLEGLSDMGRHGGHTGPHAEPEPPHKGQRWYRVMCLTGVDYFSTLGYQPGIAALAAGLLSPIATLVLVLVTLAGALPVYRRVAEESPHGEGSIAMLERLLSFWKGKLFVLTLLGFAATDFLITITLSAADASTHLIENPHLTSALHGQQMVITLLLVALLGAVFLKGFLEAIGVAVALVVVYLALNAVVVVVGMYHVLTAGHVVTDWASALTTQHGNIFAMVGVSLLVFPKLALGLSGFETGVAVMPHVQGDPDDTEENPKGRIRDTKKLLTAAALIMSVFLIATSFITTVLIPADEFKTGGQANGRALAFLAHEYLGGAFGTVYDLSTIAILWFAGASAMAGLLNLMPRYLPRYGMAPHWARAVRPMVIVFTLVAFLVTYLFDANVDAQGGAYATGVLVLMSSAAIAVTIAARRAAQRGWTIGFAVVSAVLLYVTVANVIERPDGVKIGACFIAGIILVSLLSRLARAFELRVTSVEFDPLAERFIRDMASRKMRFIANEPGHRDKAEYRDKVEQIRADNDFTEHEDFVFVEVTVTDPSEFEAGLTVRGEVLHDRYRVLTLESASIPNALAALLLHAREMTGCTPHIYFEWTEGNPFANFLRFFLFGQGEVAPVTREVLREAEPNRARRPRVHTG from the coding sequence ATGGCGACGACCGAACACCCTCCTTCCAGTCGTTTGCGCGCCTGGATGCTGGAGGGGCTGTCCGACATGGGCAGGCACGGCGGTCACACGGGCCCCCATGCCGAGCCGGAGCCCCCGCACAAGGGCCAGCGCTGGTACCGCGTGATGTGCCTGACCGGCGTCGACTACTTCTCGACCCTCGGCTACCAGCCGGGCATCGCGGCGCTCGCGGCCGGCCTGCTCTCCCCCATCGCCACCCTCGTCCTCGTCCTCGTCACCCTGGCCGGCGCCCTCCCGGTGTACCGCCGGGTGGCGGAGGAGAGCCCGCACGGCGAGGGCTCCATCGCGATGCTGGAACGGCTGCTGTCCTTCTGGAAGGGCAAGCTGTTCGTCCTGACGCTGCTGGGCTTCGCCGCCACGGACTTCCTGATCACCATCACCCTGTCGGCCGCCGACGCCTCCACCCACCTCATCGAGAACCCGCACCTGACGAGCGCCCTGCACGGTCAGCAGATGGTGATCACCCTGCTGCTGGTCGCGCTGCTGGGCGCGGTGTTCCTCAAGGGCTTCCTGGAGGCGATCGGCGTCGCGGTCGCCCTGGTGGTGGTCTATCTCGCCCTGAACGCCGTGGTCGTGGTGGTCGGCATGTACCACGTGCTCACCGCCGGGCATGTCGTCACCGACTGGGCCAGCGCCCTGACCACCCAGCACGGCAACATCTTCGCCATGGTCGGTGTGTCCCTGCTGGTCTTCCCGAAGCTCGCCCTCGGTCTGTCCGGCTTCGAGACCGGCGTCGCGGTCATGCCGCATGTCCAGGGCGACCCGGACGACACCGAGGAGAACCCCAAGGGCCGGATCCGGGACACCAAGAAGCTGCTCACGGCCGCGGCGCTGATCATGAGCGTCTTCCTGATCGCCACCAGCTTCATCACCACGGTCCTGATCCCGGCGGACGAGTTCAAGACCGGCGGCCAGGCCAACGGCCGCGCGCTCGCCTTCCTCGCCCACGAGTACCTCGGCGGCGCCTTCGGCACGGTCTACGACCTCTCCACCATCGCCATCCTGTGGTTCGCCGGCGCCTCCGCCATGGCCGGCCTGCTCAACCTCATGCCGCGCTACCTGCCCCGCTACGGCATGGCCCCGCACTGGGCCCGCGCCGTACGCCCGATGGTGATCGTCTTCACCCTGGTCGCCTTCCTGGTCACCTACCTCTTCGACGCCAACGTCGACGCACAGGGCGGCGCCTACGCCACCGGTGTGCTGGTCCTGATGTCCTCCGCGGCGATCGCCGTGACCATCGCCGCCCGCCGGGCCGCGCAGCGCGGCTGGACCATCGGCTTCGCGGTCGTCTCGGCCGTCCTGCTCTACGTCACCGTCGCGAACGTCATCGAGCGCCCCGACGGTGTGAAGATCGGTGCCTGCTTCATCGCCGGCATCATCCTGGTCTCGCTGCTGTCCCGGCTGGCCCGCGCCTTCGAGCTGCGCGTCACCAGCGTGGAGTTCGATCCGCTGGCGGAACGATTCATCCGGGACATGGCCAGCCGCAAGATGCGGTTCATCGCCAACGAGCCCGGCCACCGCGACAAGGCCGAGTACCGCGACAAGGTCGAGCAGATCCGTGCGGACAACGACTTCACGGAGCACGAGGACTTCGTCTTCGTCGAGGTCACGGTCACCGACCCGTCCGAGTTCGAGGCGGGGCTGACCGTACGCGGAGAGGTGCTGCACGACCGCTACCGGGTGCTGACCCTGGAGTCCGCGTCCATCCCGAACGCCCTGGCCGCGCTCCTCCTCCACGCCCGGGAGATGACAGGCTGCACCCCGCACATCTACTTCGAGTGGACCGAGGGCAACCCCTTCGCCAACTTCCTGCGCTTCTTCCTCTTCGGCCAGGGCGAGGTCGCCCCGGTCACCCGAGAGGTCCTGCGCGAGGCGGAGCCGAACCGGGCCCGCCGGCCTCGGGTGCACACCGGCTGA